CTTCTACATTTCGGACATAGACCAGGCAATACCAACAACTTTCCTTTAATTTCAGTTTTTGGTTGGGATTTGATATTGTGAGTAACACTCACAAACCCGGTCTTCAAAACAATACTCATTTCGATCTGAAAacgatatttaatttattacaagcGATACAGgtacatttaaatgtatttactgTTATATAATGAAACCATTACAGTAACTTTTTCTTATTGTTTTACTGTAAAACTACAACTATAAATGAAGTAAGCAAACCCTGAcacaatcaaaattaaatacactGTTTGGAATTACCTCATTTGATTTAAATgaccaaaataatttcaacACCTTTTTTCCACCCAAATCGTGGTATCACAACAATTTATTAGtcgaaaatatttgttattttttcatttcgaTATTTTTTCACCACTATACGGCCTAAACGTCAATGTGACAGAGCTCACAAAGTTGTGGACGCTAGTTGGCGCTGTAATCGTGCACAGTcccaataataaaaaataataatatgtaataatgtaataatgtatTCTTTGTTATTTCACACGTATTTCGAATTCCTGGTATTCATTTTCACCAAACTTCGTTCATTAAGAATTAATTGGCACAAATATTAaaaggaaataataataataataataagggcgtagggatgtgacgaccccatcgcccacggttgggatatctattgtttacgtgataatagatattccacccgtgcaatcagtcaacccgcaggacaccttgtggcggggtgtcggggagtagcgaccccgcgggaaccgagtgctcccgggggaggcccctgtcttcatctccggcttgccttcaccggccgcggccggtcggagtgaagcctgacgaggacaggacccccacctctggcttgccttaaccggccggccagagtggagtcgcgagagcttttagctcgaagggtggatgcgaagcgtaagtggcgagtgggcacgtgatgctggaccctcagggagcgcgtgatcggagtttaaactccagggacgcctctccacccttagctgctcacaatatgttgcccccttgtcgcactattgcagcgacttgtttcgggggcccatacagtgagagggcgagtaccacctgccaacatatttttactttcttttagtagaaaggcaggtgccatagtttcccatagtccccagtaccagtccatttagcatcccaattcccaatccatagcccaattataaaatttccataccctgcaatagtcctacatcggccgcggactgcctagggctgtatttctatagtgcagtcatgggcaggctgcggctggtgtcccacaacacattaaaagtctcgaaagggcctctgcgtgttggatccgtgtccccacgtaagccttccaaagatccgggtaccgtccttctggtggtacccgagtattatggagaagagaaacataataatataatattaacacttttctacatattattatattgtattttaaaggtattttagtattttcttgAATTGCCTTGTTACTATACAATGTTATCTTCTCACTAGTTCtcactacatattatactatAGCTAGGTACTGAGTTGTGTACTGCGAACTAGGTACTTTACAAGTGTACCCCTGTGTTTTATAAGTTAACTTGAGTTGACGACAAACCGGTATCTAATTCTACATTATGTTGTGTTGTTCAGATGCAAGAGGCTCAGCCATGTAGTTAACTGTGTCTTCTTcaacctaaaaaaaaaatgatagaaACTAGAAGGAAACTAGAATATTggaattattcaaaaacagaatttttaaaaagcagTTCTTCTTTGAATTGTCGATTTGAGTGaggttttttaaaacaatatacttCTAATTACTTTTTGGCtgcaaaatttaaatgttgtaAATCACTAATAATCACTCCGCTAGGAGTACTAGTGTTCTGTGTTGTAAATTAAcggataaaaaaaatcatcatattCCCTatgggcgtattcagaaagaaagcttgaaacttataagcgcttatcggcgcttgtcatgttcataatatattttcctgcgcgggttaccagcgctgacaagcgccgataagcgcttatatgcgcttataagtttcaagctttctttctgaatacgccctatTGCATCATTACTTGTACCTCTTTTTTATATACtctgtgttaaaaaaaaatcgccaaTGTGACATTTGACAGATGTCTTGGATTGTACAGTGTACTTATGTCATTTAATCACAAGTCAAAACACTGATATTCAATCATCAATGTACATTGTACTCTGTGATTGTttctttcaataattttttattttaaataaacatactattttatttattcaataactCGAACAAAATGCGCTCAAAAGTATGTCGCTTATGTTGTGAAAATGAAGGAACGATCCATATTTTTGACGATAACGAACAATTGAAAACGAgcactaaaataatgtattgctgTAATAAATCTAAAGTTAATATTGAAGAGGATGATACTCTCCCCAAAGTAATTTGTTCTACTTGTCATATTCAACTATGCAAATCGTATGACTTTATACTGCAATGCGAATCGGCAGATGAAAAACTGCGCTCGTTAGAGCTAACGATACACGCCGATGACATCAAAATGATTGAGGATGAGGattcaaatatttcatatgAATACAAAAGTGAGCATACAAGTGACCATGAAAGGATTAACTCCCCCTTATTAGAAAATAGGGAAACATCTGTTGTGAGCGAAAAGATACTCTATTCTGTGAAACGAATTAGGAAGAAATCCCGAAAAAAAGTAAACACTTATCGAGGACCAGTTCATTGCCCGACTTGTGACAAGTcatgtataaataattctgCATTATTGGCACACATGAGAGCACATTCTGATAGGCGTGCCTTTCAATGCTCCCTTTGcgataagaaatataaagatCCAGCAGGATTAAAACGACATACAGAAACTAATCACACCAAATGTAGAACtcgtaattttatttgtgaaaattgTGGGAAGCGATTCTTCACAAAAAAGTGTTTACAAACTCACACACGCATACATACAGGCGAAACTCCATATGCATGTAAATTATGTCCCGCCCAATTCTCACAGTTAGGGTCATTAACTCGACACAAAAGAACACACACAGGAGAAAGACCTTACAAATGCAGTTTATGTCAAAAGAATTTCTGTACCAAATCTGAATTAACCGTACATACCAAGGTGCACAGTGGAGAAAAGAATTACACTTGTGTAGTTTGCAATATGAAATTCAAgcataagtttaatttaaagacACATAGTATACGACAACATGAGAGTAAAATCACAGAGTATGTTTGTGATCTGTGCAAGAAAGTGTTCTTTCAAAAGAACAATTTAGTTGTCCACATCAAACGCAAGCATTCTGCTCAATCAGGATTTTGTAATATATGCTCCGAGCATGCATCCAATATAGAAATGCACATGTGGAAGCATAATGATTACAGAGGATTAAAATGTGAATATTGTTCTAGTTCCTTCTTTGATAAGAAAGGCTTAGTTTTGCACATAACTTACAAGCACAAAGActacaaatataaatgtgCAGAAGATGGCTGTGAAGCAATATTCCCTGTGAAACAAATGCTTGACTATCACATGGCAAAATTTCATTCCATAGAAAAGCCATTCCCTTGTGATTTGTGTTCTAGAgcattttatagaaaaagtGACTATGTAAGACATAAATTAGGTacacataaaaacaaatataaatgattaggtaacatttaagtcttttattttagaaaatttgttAATGCAATTTATGGacgaattttaaatattatgaccCAAGTTATCGCATATTCATGAATATGTATAAGCCAATGtcaagtttgtttatttagtgCAAACTTACagtttttgtataattacATAGCACATAGGTTAGCAAGGTTAACACGCGGGTGACGCCGCAGGTAACAGCtagtacattttaatatgaaattatttaatatattttcaattttgattaCTAGCAGCTATCTATGTACACAGTTAGCGGCAAAGTGATAATTTGTATGAATACATCTTAAATTTATGCCAAATTGATTGCTAAAACCTTGATTTTTCTTAGTTTattcaaaagaaataattcTTTTGACTAgaattttacaaacacatttgTGGACAATTTAAACATTGTTTTGTAGCGCTTTAgaagtttatatatttttgtgtttatttaatcCAAATCTAATTAAAATGGGTTTCCCTCTAAAAATATGTGAACGCAGTTTTGTGTCAACAAACAATTACGTCAAAATGCTCAACTCAAATGACATTGGCATTTGacgtaaataaatcaataacaaaaaacttgatgcttgtaaaataaaactttaattttggTTTAAAGCGggaaataaaataggtacaatATAATAGTCGCCTTGATGGCaaagaaaattgtttttgcGGATGCTTGACGTACCCACCCGTTTGCAGTACAAAACAATGGAAAATATTTGCAGAATTTGTCTTGAGAAACCCGGCGTAACATCTCTTTTTACAAATGAATCAAATGAAATACGTTATTGTGACAAAGTTACTCGTTTAGTAAATATATTGATATCAGAAGAAGATGGTCTACCGACGAAGTTATGTGAGGAGTGTACAATCGATCTTAACTCGTCGTATCAATTTGTTCTAAAATGTGAGGCTTCGGACAAAGCCTTACGCTGCGTTAGCCCGATTGATTTGTTCTCTTCCatagaattaaaaatagaaaaagaaGAAGTTAACCTTTGTGATACAAAGTTAGATGACATTCTGGATGAGGGACATTGCACAGAACATGATTTTGATTTCAAACCATTGCTAGAACCTACGACTGATATAAGTAATACAGAGAACGATGCAACAGAACTGTCAAAAAGTGAACAGAAAGCGGTAAGAAAAACTCGTAAAAAACAGAGCAACGGTGGTCCAGCTCAATGTGTAGTCTGTGGTCTTATGACGAAAAGTCAGTCAGCTCTAGAAATACACATGCGTGTACACACAAAAGAGAAACCATTCGCCTGTGACCACTGCGACGCGAAATTCCCCTCCAAAGGGAATCTCAAACGCCACATTGATGTTTATCATTCTGTGAGAGAACGTAAATTCACTTGTGAAAAATGTGGCAATAGCTTCTTTAgtaaaaatgatataataaCGCACATACGAGTTCACACAAATGAGACGCCATTTGCTTGCATGTACTGTCCGAAACGGTTCAAGCAATTGACTTCAAGGAACCGCCACCAAACCACTCACACAGGTTTGAAACCCTACGCTTGTCCAATTTGCAACAAGAAATTCGCGCACCGCAATCTCGTCGTCAAACACCAGAGTGTCCACAGTGATGAGAGGAAATTCACATGTCATCTGTGTAATAAATCCTTGAAAACAAAATCGAGTTTGCGAGTTCATATGAGCCTTCATAAAAACGAGAAAAGGAATGTTTGCAGTTTTTGCGGCATGACATTCTCCATGAAAGGCAACCTGCAGACGCACATAAGAAGAGTGCATTCAGAGAAATCAGGCCAGTGCACTATATGTTTGAAAACATTCTCCAATTTAGAGGTGCACTTACGGAAGCATACTGGGGAAAGGCCTTACACATGCCCCACTTGCAACATGTCCTTTGCTGTAAAGGGAGCATTGAAGTACCATATGTTCTTCAAACATGAAAACacagataaatttaaatgttcaaTAGGCGATTGTATGAAAACCTTCCCAACGGCTCCTAGATTAGAATTCCATTTATTAAAACAGCATTCAAAACATACCCCTTATGTGTGTCAGCATTGTTCCAAAGGTTTCTACCGAACCAGTGATTTATCAAGACATTTGAAAAACAGTCATATGGATGTTAATATGAAGTCATCGTTAAAAACTATCTCAAACACAGTATTCACAATAGCACAAACATAGGCGAGTTAAGactgattatttattaagtttaaatgaattttctgtagaaatataatatattacaaatataatttatattatttttcattacacATCTAAAACTAAGATTTACCAACAGATATAAAATCAATCTTATTTCCATTCTTAGCAAAAATATTctgtactagatttccgcccgcggcttcgcccgcgtttgtaaagtaaaacccgcatagttcccgttcccgtgggatttccgggataaaaactatcctatgtgttaatccaagttaccctctatatgtgtgctaaatttcattgtaatcggttcagtagtttttacgtgaaagagaaacaaacatccatacatccatacttacaaactttcgtctttataatacctatatactagatttccgcccgcgaattcgcccgcgtttgcaaaggaaaacccgcatatttctcattcccgtgggatttccgggataaaaactatcttatgtgttaatccaagttgccctctatatgtgtgctaaactACATAATAGCAATTTTtacgaattattatttctGATAATTTTTCAGTacaatgttaaattaataaatcggCAAAATAGTACTAGATCCCGTCACAGGATTACATCGTTCGTAGTTtttttgatgaaaaaaaatttttatatatacttaatatatcacatgcttgcggccaattTTTTACTGGAAATCTAGTTGATATTTATATTctcctaataaatatacataaaattttggttTCATCAAAAAAACTATGAACGAATAATCCTGCAGTGGGATCTTAGACTAATTATTATGGGTATCGATTGGGTATCGaaaatattgacattttaAGCTATATTATCTATCAttcacaattaaatttttatattacttacatAAGTAGTTacaacattaataaatttgaaaaaaagaaatgaaacaaCGAAATCTTGCtcgaaattataattatttaacgtGGCTTCTTTTTATGTGATGTATCCTGATCCCTTGAATATATCCTTTTCCGGTCACAAGTTAAATTAAAAGGGTCCGGACCACAGGGAGTCCCTTCCAAAATCAGTAGCGCGGAAATCCgtgtttaaatttcaaaactGTCGGTAAAACTAGGTTTATTTTTGTCGGTAAATTCAGCTCTGTGCATCGTATAAATTCTCGTGGCATTCGTAAAGCGATATGTTTATTGtagtttgtaaattattttcatctgtttttaaaaataaaaagaagttAACCCTAGATCACTACCCTTCGTCGATTCGACGACGCGTCACCAAAAAAATCGCTATAACTTTTACGCGCGCGACCGTATGGTTTTCTGACTTCAGCTAATCTCAGCCAACCCGTTGCGCTTGCGATGGACGGTAGTGCTTTGTACGTGGAAGGTCCACACGCGCTGTTCCAGCAACCATGGCTCGTCACATCGACGAAGGTTAGTATTAACGTAACTTTTCGTACTATTtagttaagttaaaattacgttattttatcttttataatggtgcctattattttattttttagatacgATTCATACGTTATTTTTAGAAGTTGAAAGCGATGAGGAAAATTCATCTGCGAGAGAGCCTGAAGACCACATTGAGGCTGAAGAGGCATGAAACGGAGGGTGATGATGAAGTTTCTACTGTCAATAAAGAGCAATTTCCAGATCAAGATTATGAGGCAAGTAGTAATACATCTCCCCACGTTCTATTGAAGATGAGACACCTAGCACTACAACTGACCCTAGCGATTTGATTATAAGACCATCGCGTACCATTCTTCGTGGTAAAGACAAACACATATTATGGTCATCACAACAGTCAAGGTCACAAAGCAGAAGACCTTCAAAGAACATAGATATATAGTACGTGGGCCTGTACGcttttttcaagatattttagATCCTCAATGTTTTTCAAGTATAATTACTGGTGACATTACTGATACTCTGCGGAACTCaatcacataaattttaaacatgccAGGAAGAAACAATGTGAGAGTTATAAATGAGACTGAGCAAAGTAATGCTGCTAATGTACCtccataacaaaataaaataaacatatatgtTATATGTCCCTCCGTATAGCAAAGGTAGACCAAAAATAGGTGCACTAGGTGCAAAAAATCGTTGTGTGGGGAACACAAACTTGATGTGTGTCACAAATGTTTTAGATCCTAagctattatcaaaattatatttttaattaattttccagacattatttttgtaattaatagtttatttcgaGCAATTtagaggtatatattatatgtacggaatttttcaaaaaaattaagaatgttCATAAAGCGTGTAAACTGTGATCTCATTTTGATGactatttgaattaaaactatgttaaaataaatattttaatatttttatatgtagattaatacattatgcttaaaataaaacataactacaaatatttttttttaattaaaccctTAAATCCCCTCCAATAAACAGCGTAGTCGAAACGACGAAGGTTAGTATTAAACGTCGAAAAATAAGGTTAGTGTTCTAGGGTTAAGCTAATCAgaaagtaagtaggtacacaGGTAAGTACCTAAAGTCTCGCCTAAAGTTGtttatgttacataatatacataggtacctatagccCTTTTATTTAAGGGTATAGCATTATTTTAGATCggaaactttatattttatttatttatttatttatttatttataaaatggaataaataaCTCAATCTAATGTAGATCTagacttaatttaaaacttaactCCCTttcgtaaaattttaatggtttattaaattttaacaaagataTTGCCTGCACTTCATATTTGAAATCAGGAAGTAAACAAACTATTTCTTGCTCCTTAGTCCTTACAAAGAATATTATTGAGCCATCACAGCGACACgtgagtataaaatataaatctgcTCTTGACAGTTCCAAGCTTTATAAATCCCGCGAGTAATATTTGTACACCTTTCTCTTTTCCACAGGTAAGTAATCCTCTCACTCGCGCTAATTAGACGGCTGACGGTGATACGCGCACGGCACACGCCGCAGAGGCGGCAGAGGACGTTAGCCCGCACGACGTGACAGACGCGTTCGTTTGTAAGCAGCAATCTACTTAAAATCGTGGCAGGTGTCGGTACCGTCATGTGTGTGTAAAGTGAAGTTTTGTGCCAATTCAGTTTCCTGTTTTCGGATTGTTACATTCAAATATGGGTGAAGTGAGTATCTCTTGTGGTCTTGTTGGAATGTGCTCGCTGCTCTAGATGGTGGTCAGTAGATCCTTTGATCGCGAGTTCGTAGGTCGATGGCTCGGGATACAGTTTACACGACGCGTAGTCTCGTTTCTGCTATAATTACGTGCTGAATAAAGTTTTGGAATGTACACCGGGGTCCAAAGAGAGCTTTTACGAGGTCACTTCCACGGTCTGGCGTCGTTCCGCCGAGATTAAAGTACTGTTATACATCTGATAAGCCCCTCGATATATTATCTTCGATATTGTTCATTTTTATTGGAATCGAACGTTCTTGCAATAACAAATGAGTGGGTATTGTCTTATCTGAATGTATTAACTAATATGCTATCGACCTAATCAATTTATCACATAGGTATACGCACTTGAAACTTATATTGTTATATGCTCTATATCCACAATGAACAAACTATATTAATCTTTCTTATATCTTAGTGTATATGTTTGATAAAAACAACAGTAAACTGTAAGACTTCTTAAGAACGTAAGAAAGCGAGTGGATGTGAACTTAGCACATTCTTAAGTATGACCTCTATAATTTACCGGAACTTTAAGTAGTTGTAAGCGCttttctttacataatattatatacctactcacATGCCTGAATTTCATATTGATGTATTGTAGTTACGTTTTAAAACATTGAAGGCAAAATACAAGCTGTGTAAtcacaaatacctacatcTGTTCTCAGacaaacttaattttattaatcactATGAATCACTATATgaatcataaattaaatacagtttAAGAAGTTTATTACCATAttcaataggtacataataattaaattttcgcTGTAAGAATACCTAGCCTACCTAACTGCATAATATTGAATACTAACTAAAaactacataggtacctatatttaatatttatcttataggtacttacttgtagcacagtataaatatattttcatatatataGACTGTGCTTGTAGTGTGCAGAGTGAATACGAAATACATTGACTTCATAAAAATGATCACGTTTTTACAAATCTGTGTCACATTGTAAGGTCAGAGCCGACCAGTAGGTATCGAGACACACGCGCAATAAAATATAGCATATACGGCAATATTGCACAATTAAGATAGCACAGTCACGTTTGTCATGTAAATACTTTTGTGGTGCGAGTTAAAATATGTCTTTCATTTTTCCAGTCGTTGCTGAAAGAGGATCCCCTCTCCAGGATCCAGAGAGAAATCATTGAAGTCACGGAGAGGGAAAGGGAGTTCAAGGAGGGCCATTTCAGAATAAATAGGCTCCTGTCAGAGTCCACCATTGatgtaaacaaacaaaacggCCACGTCAATGGCAATGGCATCGATAAACCTGGGAAAACTTTAAATAGAGCTGTGTCCACTTCACATCTACTAGGGCCTATAGCACCGTCACCTCCTACTACGCCCGCGCTCCTGAATACAAACGGCTACACGCGTAGATTTACGCCTCAAAATGGGACAAAAGGCTTGATGCAAAGGTTTATCGCAAGTAAGGGTAAAATGCCAGCTACCTCGCCTGGCGCTCCAACATCCCCTACCGCGCTTGTAACTACGCCCTTTCCACCGGCGCCGATCGTTCCAATCGTGCCCGCCGTCGCACCTGCGGCTATAACCCGCACGCCTGAGGGCAAACCAGTGAGAAAAGGTTACGTTCCAGTcgaagaaaaaatacaaaaggaGCTCCAAGAGATGAAAAATAGGGAACACGAATTAAAGAAAATGAGAAAGAAACAAAAGCCGTTCGATTTAGAGCTCAGTGATAATGAAACGACTTCGGAATCAGAGGATGAAGAAATCCCGATGCCGGGAAAATTGAAAGCGACAAAATCGATAGGCGAATTATACGAGGCATTGAATGAAGATCTAAGGTCGCCATCTCCGAGAAATAGTTCCGGGCACGACTCTCTCGGTAGCTTGAAGCCGGCGAAATCGTTGGCGGAGCTGTGCGAGTTGAGTCCAGGACAAGAGTTCTTAGCTCCGAGCTCGACGCGCCTGATAGCCCAATGGGAATCCATGATTCAACAAAAGCAAGAAGCGGGCGCGGCCTAAATCGCCGGGATGTACGGTTAAAGCGTGTGATGCCAAAACTGCATCGTAAATAAAAATCGGTGGACTGGAAACGTGTGGTGGGTGAGCTCGCATGCAAAGCGCGTCATGTGGACAGTGTAACGGACGCCAGTTGGCATTTCGTGATCGTTAAACTCCAACATCCTAACGGTCTGTGCCCGAGTGAAACAGTTCGATTTCTCATTTTTTCGGCCAATCGATTGTGAAGCAATTAATTTTCTCCGCGAACAATGCAAATGATGGTTATCCGTAACGTCTATTAATATGCTGGAAAGCCGATACGCGCGGCATATGGTGTGAGATAGTTTCATCCCATTGTTTAGTATTTCTAGTGTATTCAAGAGGTTTTTAAGAAGCTTTCCCGGCGCAATGCGTCTTAGCGTTAGCAAGTGAAGAGAAGCCTCAATCGTCGTGGGAAATTGGGAAATGTAAGAATAGCTGTGACCTTGATACGCTCgctttgtataataaaaactatttcaaAAGTTTTTGAAACAAATTTCTACCCCTTTAATATTTCCATGTATATGTCTATCAATTCCGTTTCGCCACAAATCACgctttataattttgatgTAGTTTATTGAATACGTTGTAGGTAAATCATTTGCTTTCTTTCATCTTTTATCACATGTCTTCAATAAGCGATGGCAGTCCAATGTTGCCTGATTGCACTCAGATGCGTGATTGTTATGcataattcattattcaatTGCGACATACTTTCACGTTTCATGTATGACCTTCTCTAAGACTAATCTTATTTTGAACTCTTATATGTTCACTCTTATTTCCaactattttattcttatacaCACTAATGATATTTGTttcaaaaacacatttttctaAAAGATGATGCAAAGTACTTAAAGTttcctatttataaaattctataTACTTAGATATAAGCGCGTGTTCTAGGCCTcgctaataaaaaaaaattcttagcCAATGAATTTACTTGTAAATTAGTGTATTAATACGAAAAAACGTTGATCGTTGAAATAGAGTGCCTTATTTTATGTAGCGTGTAGCACaagttttaatacttttttatcaATGACAATTTATGTTCTATTATAAATCGTTCATTCGTCGATGGCAACTCTATcttttgtatattgtatatttatgaattattaatataactaataatattttatcagtgATACAGTCACTAAATGTTATtgaaatgattattataatatcgaattaatgtaaaaaacaaacagattgataaaaataaacgtgACGGTCGTTTAATCAAGTCAGTATCTTATCAATGCCAGATACAGTTCGAGaaataggtaattattgttgaagtatattaaaattctataaattaaaatacaagattgcatatattttttaagaaatttgaaTGGATTctatataattgtataaataaatgaagtaaTCCTTATCGATATTGTAAATCTCTGAAAACGTTGTATTGCGTTAAGAGGGAAAGTAGatcaaaattaaat
The sequence above is a segment of the Colias croceus chromosome 14, ilColCroc2.1 genome. Coding sequences within it:
- the LOC123697148 gene encoding gastrula zinc finger protein XlCGF57.1-like → MLDVPTRLQYKTMENICRICLEKPGVTSLFTNESNEIRYCDKVTRLVNILISEEDGLPTKLCEECTIDLNSSYQFVLKCEASDKALRCVSPIDLFSSIELKIEKEEVNLCDTKLDDILDEGHCTEHDFDFKPLLEPTTDISNTENDATELSKSEQKAVRKTRKKQSNGGPAQCVVCGLMTKSQSALEIHMRVHTKEKPFACDHCDAKFPSKGNLKRHIDVYHSVRERKFTCEKCGNSFFSKNDIITHIRVHTNETPFACMYCPKRFKQLTSRNRHQTTHTGLKPYACPICNKKFAHRNLVVKHQSVHSDERKFTCHLCNKSLKTKSSLRVHMSLHKNEKRNVCSFCGMTFSMKGNLQTHIRRVHSEKSGQCTICLKTFSNLEVHLRKHTGERPYTCPTCNMSFAVKGALKYHMFFKHENTDKFKCSIGDCMKTFPTAPRLEFHLLKQHSKHTPYVCQHCSKGFYRTSDLSRHLKNSHMDVNMKSSLKTISNTVFTIAQT
- the LOC123697150 gene encoding zinc finger protein 501-like yields the protein MRSKVCRLCCENEGTIHIFDDNEQLKTSTKIMYCCNKSKVNIEEDDTLPKVICSTCHIQLCKSYDFILQCESADEKLRSLELTIHADDIKMIEDEDSNISYEYKSEHTSDHERINSPLLENRETSVVSEKILYSVKRIRKKSRKKVNTYRGPVHCPTCDKSCINNSALLAHMRAHSDRRAFQCSLCDKKYKDPAGLKRHTETNHTKCRTRNFICENCGKRFFTKKCLQTHTRIHTGETPYACKLCPAQFSQLGSLTRHKRTHTGERPYKCSLCQKNFCTKSELTVHTKVHSGEKNYTCVVCNMKFKHKFNLKTHSIRQHESKITEYVCDLCKKVFFQKNNLVVHIKRKHSAQSGFCNICSEHASNIEMHMWKHNDYRGLKCEYCSSSFFDKKGLVLHITYKHKDYKYKCAEDGCEAIFPVKQMLDYHMAKFHSIEKPFPCDLCSRAFYRKSDYVRHKLGTHKNKYK
- the LOC123697151 gene encoding uncharacterized protein LOC123697151; this encodes MGESLLKEDPLSRIQREIIEVTEREREFKEGHFRINRLLSESTIDVNKQNGHVNGNGIDKPGKTLNRAVSTSHLLGPIAPSPPTTPALLNTNGYTRRFTPQNGTKGLMQRFIASKGKMPATSPGAPTSPTALVTTPFPPAPIVPIVPAVAPAAITRTPEGKPVRKGYVPVEEKIQKELQEMKNREHELKKMRKKQKPFDLELSDNETTSESEDEEIPMPGKLKATKSIGELYEALNEDLRSPSPRNSSGHDSLGSLKPAKSLAELCELSPGQEFLAPSSTRLIAQWESMIQQKQEAGAA